Proteins encoded in a region of the Nicotiana tomentosiformis chromosome 9, ASM39032v3, whole genome shotgun sequence genome:
- the LOC104100304 gene encoding protein trichome birefringence-like 19, which produces MAFRTALKAINSLEKFKGTTFVRTFAPAHFEGGEWYTDGDCLRKRPFTSNEIVLEGLNLEFYKSQVEESWVAEKEGKIKGKNFKLLDIAQAMLLRPDGHPSRYGHLHPEKVEHKDWVHWCLPGPIDSWNDFLFHMLKMEQHEIGRS; this is translated from the exons ATGGCATTTAGGACAGCTTTAAAAGCCATCAACAGTTTAGAGAAATTTAAGGGTACAACTTTTGTTAGGACTTTTGCACCTGCTCATTTTGAAGGTGGAGAATGGTATACAG ATGGGGATTGTTTGAGGAAAAGGCCATTTACAAGCAATGAAATAGTTTTGGAGGGCTTGAATTTGGAGTTTTATAAGTCGCAAGTGGAAGAATCTTGGGTTGCCGAGAAGGAAGGGAAGATAAAGGGGAAGAATTTTAAATTGTTGGATATAGCACAAGCCATGTTGTTGAGACCAGATGGTCACCCAAGTCGATATGGGCATCTGCACCCTGAGAAAGTAGAGCACAAAGACTGGGTACATTGGTGTTTGCCTGGTCCTATTGATTCTTGGAATGATTTCCTGTTTCATATGTTGAAGATGGAGCAACACGAGATAGGACGGAGCTAG